In one window of Rhizobium oryzihabitans DNA:
- a CDS encoding vitamin B12-dependent ribonucleotide reductase, whose amino-acid sequence MRIERRFTKPGQSSYAEIEFRKAVSEIKNPDGSIVFRLADIDVPAQFSQVATDVLAQKYFRKAGVPKVLKKVEENDVPSFLWRSVADEKALKELPESERYGSETDARQVFDRLAGTWAYWGWKGKYFSSEEDALAFRDELAYMLATQRVAPNSPQWFNTGLHWAYGIDGPGQGHFYVDPFTGKLTKSKSAYEHPQPHACFIQSVEDDLVNEGGIMDLWVREARLFKYGSGTGSNFSYLRGEGEKLSGGGKSSGLMSFLKIGDRAAGAIKSGGTTRRAAKMVVVDADHPDIEAYIDWKVNEEQKVAALVTGSKIVAKHLKAIMKACVNCEADNGDCFDPAKNPALKREIRAAKKDMVPENYVKRVIQFAEQGYKDIQFKTYDTDWDSEAYLTVSGQNSNNSVSLKDDFLRAVENDGDWNLTARKDGKVMKTLKARDLWEKISHAAWASADPGLHFNTTMNDWHTSPAEGPIRASNPCSEYMFLDDTACNLASLNLLQFKDQATKRIDIADYEHAVRLWTVVLEVSVMMAQFPSRQIAERSYEYRTLGLGYANIGGLLMSSGIPYDSDEGRAIAGALTAIMTGVSYATSAEMAGELGPFPGFAPNRDNMLRVIRNHRRAAHGLSDGYEGLSVNPVALIHADCTDQDLIAHATAAWDKALELGEKHGYRNAQTTVIAPTGTIGLVMDCDTTGIEPDFALVKFKKLAGGGYFKIINRAVPDALRSLGYSESQIAEIEAYAVGHGNLNQAPGINPSTLKAKGFTDEKIEAVNAALKSAFDIKFVFNQWTLGADFLKGTLKVTDEQLSDISFNLLEHLGFGKKDIEAANVHVCGAMTLEGAPFLKAEHLPVFDCANPCGKIGKRYLSVESHIRMMAAAQPFISGAISKTINMPNDATVEDCGAAYMLSWKLALKANALYRDGSKLSQPLNASLVEDEDEEDFVEELIQQPLAQQAVTITEKIVERVIERVSREREKLPNRRQGYTQKATVGGHKVYLRTGEFGDGRIGEIFIDMHKEGAAFRAMMNNFAIAISLGLQYGVPLEEYVEAFTFTKFEPAGMVQGNDAIKNATSILDYVFRELAVSYLGRHDLAHVDTSDFSNTALGKGIQEGKTNLLSTGWTRGYKPTLVSSNEGERSASEPKGSATAAPARASANVTSFAGSAARKLEPTVAISTSEIVSFKRDYEERAKELAEEIAEEVIDDVAQEANQTATALFSDKAAADAASAKAEAKKVENERRMRSIAQGYTGNMCSECQNFTMVRNGTCEKCDTCGATSGCS is encoded by the coding sequence ATGCGCATTGAACGCCGCTTCACGAAGCCCGGCCAATCGTCTTACGCGGAGATCGAATTCCGCAAGGCCGTCAGTGAAATCAAGAACCCGGATGGATCCATCGTGTTCCGTCTGGCGGATATCGACGTTCCCGCGCAGTTTTCGCAGGTCGCCACGGATGTTCTGGCGCAGAAATATTTCCGCAAGGCCGGCGTGCCGAAGGTGCTGAAGAAGGTCGAGGAAAACGATGTTCCTTCCTTCCTGTGGCGTTCGGTTGCCGATGAGAAAGCCCTGAAAGAGCTGCCCGAATCCGAGCGTTACGGCTCAGAGACCGATGCGCGCCAGGTTTTCGACCGTCTGGCCGGCACCTGGGCCTATTGGGGTTGGAAGGGCAAATATTTTTCTTCCGAGGAAGATGCACTCGCCTTCCGCGACGAGCTTGCCTACATGCTCGCCACCCAGCGCGTCGCCCCCAACAGCCCGCAATGGTTCAACACCGGCCTGCACTGGGCCTATGGCATTGACGGCCCCGGCCAGGGCCACTTCTATGTCGACCCCTTCACCGGCAAGCTGACCAAGTCCAAGTCCGCTTACGAACATCCGCAGCCGCATGCCTGCTTCATCCAGTCCGTCGAAGACGATCTGGTCAATGAAGGCGGCATCATGGACCTGTGGGTGCGTGAAGCGCGCCTGTTCAAATACGGCTCCGGCACCGGCTCCAACTTCTCCTACCTGCGTGGCGAAGGCGAAAAGCTTTCGGGCGGCGGCAAGTCCTCCGGCCTGATGAGCTTCCTCAAGATCGGCGACCGCGCAGCCGGCGCCATCAAGTCCGGCGGCACCACCCGCCGTGCAGCGAAGATGGTCGTTGTTGATGCTGACCACCCGGATATCGAAGCCTATATCGACTGGAAGGTGAACGAGGAGCAGAAGGTTGCCGCTCTCGTCACCGGCTCCAAGATCGTCGCCAAGCACCTCAAGGCGATCATGAAGGCCTGCGTCAACTGCGAGGCTGACAATGGTGACTGCTTCGACCCGGCCAAGAACCCTGCCCTGAAGCGCGAAATCCGCGCTGCCAAGAAGGACATGGTGCCGGAAAACTACGTCAAGCGCGTCATCCAGTTCGCCGAACAGGGTTACAAGGACATCCAGTTCAAGACCTACGACACGGATTGGGATTCCGAAGCCTATCTCACGGTGTCGGGCCAGAACTCCAACAACTCCGTCTCGCTGAAGGACGACTTCCTGCGCGCTGTCGAAAATGACGGCGACTGGAACCTCACCGCCCGCAAGGACGGCAAGGTCATGAAGACGCTGAAGGCCCGCGACCTCTGGGAAAAGATTTCCCACGCCGCCTGGGCATCGGCCGACCCCGGCCTGCACTTCAACACCACCATGAACGACTGGCACACCTCGCCGGCCGAAGGCCCGATCCGCGCCTCCAACCCGTGCTCGGAATATATGTTCCTCGATGACACGGCCTGCAACCTTGCCTCGCTGAACCTGCTTCAGTTCAAGGATCAGGCAACGAAGCGCATCGACATCGCCGATTACGAACATGCCGTGCGCCTGTGGACCGTCGTTCTCGAAGTCTCGGTCATGATGGCGCAGTTCCCCTCGCGCCAGATTGCCGAACGCTCCTACGAATACCGCACGCTTGGCCTCGGTTACGCCAATATTGGCGGCCTGCTGATGTCGTCGGGCATTCCCTATGACAGCGACGAAGGCCGCGCCATTGCCGGTGCCCTGACCGCGATCATGACGGGCGTTTCCTACGCCACCTCGGCGGAAATGGCCGGCGAGCTTGGCCCCTTCCCGGGCTTTGCACCGAACCGCGACAACATGCTGCGGGTCATCCGCAACCACCGCCGCGCCGCTCATGGCCTCTCCGATGGTTATGAAGGCCTGTCGGTGAACCCGGTTGCGCTCATCCATGCCGATTGCACGGATCAGGACCTCATCGCCCACGCCACTGCCGCCTGGGACAAAGCGCTGGAGCTTGGCGAAAAGCACGGCTACCGCAACGCCCAGACCACCGTCATCGCGCCGACCGGCACGATCGGCCTCGTGATGGATTGCGACACGACGGGCATCGAGCCCGACTTTGCGCTGGTGAAGTTCAAGAAGCTTGCCGGCGGCGGCTACTTCAAGATCATCAACCGTGCGGTTCCCGATGCCCTGCGTTCGCTCGGTTATTCCGAAAGCCAGATCGCCGAGATCGAAGCCTATGCCGTCGGCCATGGCAATCTCAACCAGGCGCCCGGCATCAACCCCTCGACGCTGAAGGCCAAGGGCTTCACCGATGAGAAGATCGAAGCCGTCAACGCCGCGCTGAAGAGCGCCTTCGACATCAAGTTCGTCTTCAACCAGTGGACGCTCGGCGCCGATTTCCTCAAGGGCACCCTGAAGGTCACCGACGAGCAGCTCTCCGACATCAGCTTCAACCTCTTGGAGCATCTCGGCTTCGGCAAGAAGGACATCGAAGCGGCGAACGTTCACGTCTGCGGCGCAATGACGCTGGAAGGCGCACCGTTCCTGAAGGCGGAACACCTGCCGGTCTTCGATTGCGCCAACCCCTGCGGCAAGATCGGCAAGCGTTATCTCTCGGTCGAATCCCATATCCGCATGATGGCGGCGGCACAGCCCTTCATCTCGGGTGCGATCTCCAAGACGATCAACATGCCGAACGATGCGACGGTGGAAGATTGCGGCGCAGCCTACATGCTCTCCTGGAAGCTGGCGCTGAAGGCCAACGCCCTTTACCGCGATGGTTCCAAGCTTTCCCAGCCGCTCAACGCTTCGCTGGTGGAAGACGAGGACGAAGAAGATTTCGTCGAAGAGCTGATCCAGCAGCCGCTCGCCCAGCAGGCCGTGACGATCACCGAAAAGATCGTCGAACGCGTCATCGAGCGTGTCTCGCGCGAGCGTGAAAAGCTGCCGAACCGCCGTCAGGGTTACACCCAGAAGGCAACCGTCGGCGGTCACAAGGTCTATCTGCGCACCGGCGAATTCGGCGATGGCCGCATCGGCGAAATCTTCATCGACATGCACAAGGAAGGTGCCGCCTTCCGTGCGATGATGAACAACTTCGCCATCGCCATTTCGCTCGGCCTGCAATATGGCGTGCCGCTGGAAGAATATGTGGAGGCCTTCACCTTCACCAAGTTCGAACCGGCCGGCATGGTGCAGGGCAACGACGCGATCAAGAACGCCACGTCGATCCTCGACTACGTGTTCCGCGAACTCGCCGTCTCCTATCTCGGCCGCCACGACCTCGCCCATGTCGATACGTCTGACTTCTCCAATACCGCACTCGGCAAGGGCATCCAGGAAGGCAAGACCAACCTGCTTTCCACCGGCTGGACACGCGGTTACAAGCCGACGCTGGTTTCCAGCAACGAAGGCGAACGCTCCGCTTCCGAACCCAAGGGCTCGGCAACGGCAGCCCCCGCCCGCGCCTCGGCCAACGTGACCTCCTTTGCAGGCTCCGCCGCCCGCAAGCTGGAACCGACAGTCGCAATCTCCACCTCGGAAATCGTCTCCTTCAAGCGCGACTATGAAGAGCGCGCCAAGGAACTGGCGGAAGAGATTGCCGAAGAGGTGATCGACGACGTGGCCCAGGAAGCCAACCAGACCGCCACCGCCCTCTTCTCCGACAAGGCCGCCGCAGACGCGGCATCGGCCAAGGCGGAAGCCAAGAAGGTAGAAAACGAACGCCGCATGCGCTCCATTGCACAGGGCTACACGGGCAACATGTGCTCGGAATGCCAGAACTTCACGATGGTGCGGAACGGCACTTGCGAGAAGTGCGATACTTGCGGTGCGACGAGCGGTTGCAGCTAA
- the gpt gene encoding xanthine phosphoribosyltransferase, protein MSLPDKAFPVSWDQFHRDARALAWRLAGLDKEFRAIVCITRGGLVPAAIISRELNIRMIDTVCIATRHDYVNQGDTVLLKGVAPELMTDSGEGVLVVDDLTDTGKTALEVREMLPKAHFACVYAKPKGVPTIDTFVTEVSQDTWIYFPWDMGFTYQEPIAKGSRG, encoded by the coding sequence ATGTCCCTTCCCGATAAAGCCTTTCCCGTATCCTGGGATCAGTTCCACCGCGACGCCCGCGCGCTTGCCTGGCGTCTTGCCGGTCTCGACAAAGAGTTCCGGGCAATCGTCTGTATCACCCGCGGCGGCCTCGTGCCGGCGGCGATCATTTCCCGCGAACTGAACATCCGCATGATCGATACGGTCTGCATCGCCACCCGCCATGATTACGTCAATCAGGGCGACACGGTTCTTCTTAAGGGCGTGGCGCCGGAACTGATGACGGATAGCGGCGAAGGCGTGCTGGTCGTCGACGATCTGACCGATACCGGCAAGACGGCATTGGAAGTGCGCGAAATGTTGCCGAAGGCGCATTTCGCCTGTGTCTACGCCAAGCCGAAGGGCGTGCCGACCATTGACACTTTTGTGACCGAAGTCAGCCAGGACACCTGGATTTATTTCCCCTGGGACATGGGCTTCACCTATCAGGAGCCGATCGCCAAGGGATCGCGCGGCTGA
- a CDS encoding universal stress protein: protein MGYKTILTVVDNVANTQKLGEFVVSLADQFSSHVIGLHMETLAAVPLVAPMEIPDPATVQALQDVAHKETTDVGTLFERTLSANGISHEWRSFITSVGYASASAIDSARCADLIVARQSSSSALSDSRSDIDGFLYESGRPVLLVPHVLTVAKPIKRVLIAWNGSREATRATFDALPFLIAAESVEIFSVDQAESETQSSGLAGAELAATLARHGVNVTVTSQEKIAGVSPQAAIENRLSDHSIDLLVMGAYGHSRWWELLFGGVTRTLLDSMTALTLLSR from the coding sequence ATGGGTTATAAAACGATACTGACAGTGGTCGATAATGTTGCGAACACGCAAAAGCTCGGCGAATTCGTCGTCAGCCTTGCCGACCAGTTTTCCTCCCATGTGATTGGCCTGCACATGGAAACGCTCGCCGCCGTTCCGCTTGTCGCGCCGATGGAAATTCCCGACCCCGCAACCGTCCAGGCGCTTCAGGACGTCGCGCACAAGGAAACCACCGATGTCGGCACGCTTTTCGAGCGCACCCTATCGGCCAATGGCATCTCGCATGAATGGCGCAGCTTCATCACCTCGGTTGGTTACGCCTCCGCATCGGCGATCGACAGCGCCCGCTGCGCCGATCTCATCGTTGCCCGCCAGAGCAGTTCTTCCGCACTCTCCGACAGCCGCTCTGACATTGACGGTTTTCTTTATGAAAGCGGCCGCCCCGTTCTCCTCGTCCCGCATGTGCTCACAGTCGCCAAACCGATCAAGCGCGTGCTGATCGCCTGGAACGGCTCCCGTGAAGCGACACGCGCTACCTTCGACGCCCTGCCCTTCCTGATCGCGGCCGAAAGCGTTGAGATCTTCTCTGTCGATCAGGCCGAGAGCGAAACGCAATCGTCCGGCCTTGCCGGTGCGGAGCTGGCCGCCACACTTGCCCGCCACGGCGTCAACGTCACGGTCACCTCGCAGGAAAAGATCGCCGGTGTCTCGCCGCAGGCGGCCATCGAAAACCGCCTGTCCGACCACAGCATCGACCTTCTGGTCATGGGCGCCTATGGCCATTCCCGCTGGTGGGAGCTGCTGTTCGGCGGCGTGACCCGCACCCTGCTGGATTCCATGACGGCGCTGACGCTGCTGTCGCGCTAG
- a CDS encoding competence/damage-inducible protein A translates to MSNPSSTQSVVTAAMLAIGDELLSGRTKDKNIGHLADVLTMSGIDLKEVRIVADEEDAIVEALNALRSRYDYVFTSGGIGPTHDDITADAVSVAFGLPCEHDAEALRLLGEMYRVREMEFTEARKRMARMPRGARHIANPVSVAPGFVIGNVYVMAGVPQVFQAMLDNVMPTLRTGSKVMSQAVRSPYGEGDIGTPLTAIQKAHPETSIGSYPKYDGQRFSTEIVVRARDATVLKAAADAVAAMIETIGEEKRLAAGKGDATA, encoded by the coding sequence ATGTCCAATCCCTCCTCCACCCAATCCGTCGTGACCGCCGCCATGCTCGCCATTGGCGATGAATTGCTGTCGGGCCGCACCAAGGACAAGAATATAGGGCATCTCGCGGATGTTCTCACCATGTCAGGGATTGACCTCAAGGAGGTGCGCATCGTCGCCGACGAGGAGGATGCGATCGTCGAGGCGCTGAACGCCCTTCGCAGCCGTTATGATTACGTGTTCACCTCCGGCGGCATAGGCCCGACCCATGATGACATCACTGCCGATGCGGTATCAGTGGCATTCGGCCTGCCCTGCGAACACGATGCCGAGGCGTTGCGCCTCCTCGGCGAGATGTACCGCGTCCGCGAAATGGAATTCACGGAAGCGCGCAAGCGCATGGCGCGCATGCCAAGAGGTGCAAGGCATATCGCCAATCCCGTTTCCGTCGCCCCCGGCTTCGTCATCGGCAATGTTTATGTCATGGCCGGCGTGCCGCAGGTATTTCAGGCCATGCTCGACAATGTCATGCCGACATTGCGCACCGGTTCGAAGGTCATGTCGCAGGCGGTGCGCTCGCCCTATGGCGAAGGCGACATCGGTACGCCGCTGACGGCCATCCAGAAAGCACACCCTGAAACCAGCATCGGCTCCTACCCCAAATATGACGGACAGCGCTTTTCGACGGAGATCGTCGTTCGCGCCCGCGACGCCACCGTCCTGAAGGCAGCGGCGGACGCGGTAGCGGCGATGATCGAAACAATCGGCGAGGAAAAACGGCTGGCAGCCGGCAAGGGCGATGCAACCGCCTGA
- the wrbA gene encoding NAD(P)H:quinone oxidoreductase type IV: MTKVLVLYYSSYGHIETMAYAVAEGVKSTGAEVVVKRVPELVPEEVAKSSHFKMDQAAPIATVDELADYDAIIVGAGTRFGTVASQMRNFWDQTGGLWFNGKLVGKVGSAFTSSATQHGGQESTILGFIPTFLHHGMAVVGLPYAFQGQMGVDEIKGGSPYGASTITDGDGSRQPSQIELEAARYQGAHVAKLAAKLSA; the protein is encoded by the coding sequence ATGACGAAAGTTTTGGTCCTCTATTATTCTTCTTACGGTCACATCGAGACGATGGCCTATGCTGTTGCAGAAGGCGTGAAATCGACCGGCGCGGAAGTCGTCGTCAAACGTGTACCGGAACTGGTGCCGGAAGAAGTCGCCAAGTCCTCGCACTTCAAGATGGATCAGGCAGCGCCGATCGCCACCGTGGACGAACTGGCCGATTATGACGCCATCATCGTTGGCGCCGGCACGCGTTTCGGCACGGTCGCTTCGCAGATGCGCAATTTCTGGGATCAGACCGGCGGTCTGTGGTTCAACGGCAAGCTGGTCGGCAAGGTCGGCTCTGCCTTCACCTCGTCCGCCACGCAGCATGGCGGTCAGGAATCGACCATCCTCGGTTTCATTCCCACCTTCCTGCACCACGGCATGGCCGTTGTCGGTCTTCCCTATGCCTTCCAGGGCCAGATGGGCGTCGATGAAATCAAGGGTGGTTCGCCCTATGGCGCCTCCACCATCACCGACGGTGACGGTTCGCGCCAGCCTTCGCAGATCGAACTGGAAGCTGCTCGCTATCAGGGCGCGCATGTGGCGAAGCTTGCCGCCAAGCTTTCGGCTTGA
- a CDS encoding DUF982 domain-containing protein, with amino-acid sequence MNTRWQKPVLIAFETPGDYTSIETTQAASWALIEDWPIEDGDALDKALLVCAAVDAGKKKPEDARKAFIAAAIEAGLDIKA; translated from the coding sequence ATGAACACGCGCTGGCAAAAACCCGTCCTGATCGCGTTCGAAACGCCGGGCGACTATACGAGTATCGAGACCACACAAGCGGCCTCCTGGGCGCTGATCGAAGATTGGCCGATAGAGGATGGCGACGCGCTGGACAAGGCGCTCTTGGTCTGCGCCGCCGTCGATGCCGGCAAAAAGAAGCCCGAAGATGCGCGCAAGGCCTTCATCGCCGCAGCAATCGAAGCGGGTCTCGATATCAAGGCGTAA
- a CDS encoding DUF3309 family protein — protein MLGTILVILLILFLIGALPSWGYHNYGYGPSGGLGLVLVIVLILVLLGRI, from the coding sequence ATGCTCGGCACCATCCTCGTTATCCTGCTCATTCTTTTCCTGATCGGCGCTCTGCCAAGCTGGGGTTACCACAATTACGGCTATGGCCCATCGGGCGGCCTCGGGCTCGTTCTTGTCATCGTACTGATCCTGGTTTTGCTTGGGCGTATTTGA
- a CDS encoding HNH endonuclease, with protein MARTVEEWIGKSDDHRAPGSVRDRIMSRDKRICHLCQSEIQVGQKWDLDHVTALINGGENRESNLKPAHRKCHVEKTALDVAEKAKVAAVRKKHLGITRPKQTIQSPGFQKSAKPKKAVVYRPVTFYREDTP; from the coding sequence ATGGCCCGGACAGTTGAGGAATGGATTGGTAAATCTGACGATCACCGCGCGCCCGGAAGTGTCCGCGACAGGATCATGTCCCGCGACAAGCGTATTTGCCATCTCTGCCAGAGTGAAATCCAGGTTGGCCAGAAATGGGATTTGGATCACGTCACAGCGCTGATCAACGGCGGCGAAAACCGGGAAAGCAATCTCAAGCCTGCCCATCGCAAATGCCACGTCGAAAAAACAGCACTCGATGTTGCCGAGAAGGCAAAGGTTGCCGCCGTCCGCAAGAAGCATCTTGGCATCACCCGCCCGAAGCAGACGATCCAATCACCCGGCTTCCAAAAGTCAGCAAAGCCCAAAAAGGCCGTCGTCTACCGGCCCGTCACGTTCTATCGCGAGGATACGCCATGA
- a CDS encoding AAA family ATPase → MLEDRLLAHLLRKRNHRLPDRSVRKDDRERTLHSEGSLTMKIERAVREKTYTLTSIAGPSGSGKTYSALLYARGLVGPEGKIGFIDTENKRSRFYADVAGGFDVIDLDPPFTSGRYIEAIKAFEKAGYPAIVVDSISHEWEGSGGVLEQAEAIEERTKRAGLHCWQKPKAGHKKLMNELLQTRAHLIFCCRVKEKVVQAKGRDGKTEIINEGFVVVQEKSFIYEMTVSMMLEEGTHVPLLQKCPGDLLNAFPQGSRVTTQIGNTVSQWANEGRAIDTDLEDAKREGLMIANQGVAPLTKWWAALTPAKKKVLESFKDTLKSIASAHDQMLADQMDAGGGDIAERIAAARKASGDTTDGQEGFNRDFVRQQTQGASASRPDQDNTPSADAPPAPASSADAGNTPVDEAGADDTPASDAPASTIYPTDRADLIECCRKLMFIVVDPSLETPQQRRATLVTAKDNWKDSLPEELHLHIKAFVESADAQIKADPKVMPALREKALTHFAEMLDCKASDLGGVDG, encoded by the coding sequence TCTCCCCGACCGATCAGTTCGAAAAGATGATCGAGAACGAACCCTCCATTCCGAAGGCAGCTTGACCATGAAAATCGAACGCGCAGTGCGCGAGAAAACCTATACGCTCACGTCGATCGCTGGCCCCTCCGGTTCTGGGAAGACCTACAGCGCCCTGCTCTACGCTCGTGGCCTCGTCGGTCCCGAAGGCAAGATCGGCTTCATCGACACCGAAAACAAGCGATCCAGGTTCTATGCCGACGTCGCCGGCGGCTTTGATGTGATCGATCTCGACCCGCCTTTCACGTCCGGTCGTTACATCGAAGCGATCAAGGCTTTCGAGAAGGCAGGATATCCCGCCATCGTCGTGGACAGCATATCTCACGAATGGGAAGGCTCGGGCGGCGTTCTGGAGCAAGCCGAAGCGATCGAGGAACGGACCAAGCGCGCTGGCCTTCATTGCTGGCAGAAGCCCAAGGCTGGCCACAAGAAGCTTATGAACGAGCTGTTGCAGACCCGTGCTCACCTGATCTTCTGCTGCCGCGTCAAGGAAAAGGTCGTTCAGGCCAAGGGCCGAGACGGCAAGACCGAAATCATCAATGAAGGATTTGTCGTCGTTCAGGAGAAGTCGTTCATCTACGAAATGACCGTCTCCATGATGCTGGAAGAAGGAACGCACGTTCCTTTGCTCCAGAAATGCCCCGGTGACCTTCTGAACGCGTTTCCGCAGGGTAGCCGTGTTACAACGCAGATCGGCAATACCGTCAGCCAGTGGGCGAATGAGGGCCGCGCGATTGACACCGATCTTGAAGACGCCAAGCGCGAAGGGTTGATGATCGCGAACCAAGGCGTTGCGCCGTTGACGAAATGGTGGGCCGCGTTGACGCCGGCGAAGAAAAAGGTTCTCGAGTCCTTCAAGGACACGCTCAAGTCGATTGCGTCTGCTCACGACCAAATGCTGGCCGATCAGATGGATGCAGGTGGCGGAGACATCGCCGAACGCATCGCCGCCGCACGTAAAGCCTCTGGCGACACCACAGACGGGCAGGAGGGCTTTAACCGTGACTTTGTGCGCCAACAGACACAAGGCGCATCAGCGTCTCGCCCTGACCAAGACAACACCCCTTCCGCCGACGCTCCCCCTGCCCCTGCGTCGTCGGCAGATGCTGGCAATACGCCAGTAGATGAGGCCGGAGCGGATGATACCCCCGCATCGGATGCTCCGGCCTCGACCATTTACCCAACGGATCGCGCTGACCTGATCGAGTGCTGCCGAAAGCTCATGTTCATCGTGGTTGATCCATCGCTGGAGACGCCGCAACAGCGCCGCGCCACGCTTGTCACCGCAAAGGACAACTGGAAGGACAGTCTGCCGGAAGAACTTCACCTGCACATCAAGGCTTTTGTCGAAAGCGCTGACGCCCAGATCAAGGCTGACCCGAAGGTGATGCCGGCTCTGCGTGAAAAGGCGCTGACGCACTTTGCCGAAATGCTGGACTGCAAGGCTTCTGATTTGGGAGGCGTCGATGGCTAA